In candidate division WOR-3 bacterium, a genomic segment contains:
- a CDS encoding T9SS type A sorting domain-containing protein translates to AGRARLRIYNIAGQLVKTLVDSHQSPGSYSIVWTGLDEHNRSVSSGVYFCRLETDDQSDIRKITILR, encoded by the coding sequence AGCAGGCCGCGCGCGTTTGCGAATATATAACATTGCCGGACAATTGGTAAAGACCCTCGTTGATTCCCATCAAAGCCCCGGTTCATACAGTATTGTCTGGACCGGACTTGACGAGCATAACCGGAGCGTAAGTAGCGGCGTCTATTTCTGCCGTCTGGAGACCGACGACCAGAGTGATATCAGAAAGATAACGATATTACGTTAG